From a region of the Aulosira sp. FACHB-615 genome:
- a CDS encoding co-chaperone YbbN, with product MSKGVITITDAEFETEVLKSEQPVLVYFWASWCGPCQLMSPLINLAANQYSDRLKIVKMEIDPNPISVKQYGVEGVPALRLIQGEKLLESTEGVISKDKLLSLLDTHLNNN from the coding sequence ATGAGTAAGGGTGTAATCACCATCACTGATGCTGAGTTTGAAACCGAAGTGTTGAAATCTGAGCAGCCTGTATTAGTTTACTTTTGGGCTTCTTGGTGCGGCCCATGTCAGTTAATGTCACCACTGATTAATTTAGCGGCCAACCAATATAGCGATCGCCTAAAAATTGTCAAAATGGAAATTGACCCCAACCCCATTTCTGTCAAACAGTATGGGGTAGAAGGTGTACCAGCCTTAAGGCTCATCCAAGGGGAAAAATTATTAGAATCCACTGAGGGAGTTATTAGTAAAGACAAATTATTGAGTCTGCTAGATACCCATTTAAATAACAATTAG
- a CDS encoding PspA/IM30 family protein yields MGLFDRIKRVVSANINDLVNKAEDPEKMLEQAVLEMQEDLVQLKQGVAQAIAAQKRTEKQYNDNLNEVNKWQRNAQLALQKGDENLARQALERKKTFNDTVTALKASLDQQVAQVETLKRNLIQLESKISEAKTKKEMLKARITTAKAQEQLEGMVRGMNSSSAMAAFERMEEKVLMQEARAQSAAELAGADLESQFARLEAGSDVDDELAALKASLAPASPPNQPQLPPQQTTPSQTTPPQTNEVVDAELESLRKQLDQM; encoded by the coding sequence ATGGGATTATTTGATCGGATTAAACGAGTCGTCAGTGCCAATATCAATGACTTGGTAAATAAAGCTGAAGATCCAGAAAAAATGCTAGAGCAAGCAGTTCTGGAAATGCAGGAAGACTTGGTACAGTTGAAACAAGGTGTTGCTCAAGCGATCGCTGCTCAAAAACGGACTGAAAAACAGTACAACGACAATCTCAACGAAGTTAATAAATGGCAGCGCAACGCCCAATTAGCACTGCAAAAAGGCGATGAAAACTTGGCACGTCAAGCCCTAGAACGGAAAAAAACTTTTAACGATACTGTTACAGCCCTCAAAGCCAGTTTAGATCAGCAAGTCGCCCAAGTTGAAACTCTTAAACGTAATTTAATTCAGCTAGAAAGCAAAATCTCCGAAGCCAAAACCAAAAAAGAAATGCTCAAAGCGCGGATTACTACCGCTAAAGCCCAAGAGCAACTCGAAGGTATGGTACGTGGGATGAACAGCAGCAGTGCAATGGCAGCTTTTGAGCGGATGGAAGAAAAAGTCCTGATGCAAGAAGCTCGCGCCCAATCCGCCGCAGAATTAGCTGGTGCTGATTTAGAAAGTCAGTTTGCCCGTTTAGAAGCAGGAAGTGATGTTGATGATGAATTGGCAGCTTTAAAAGCTTCACTAGCACCCGCCAGCCCCCCAAATCAACCCCAACTACCACCACAGCAAACAACTCCTTCCCAAACTACCCCTCCCCAAACCAATGAAGTTGTTGACGCTGAGTTGGAATCTCTACGCAAGCAACTAGATCAAATGTAA
- a CDS encoding PspA/IM30 family protein, with protein MELIKRILRVIRANLNSLIGSAEDPEKLLEQAVAEMQDNLVRLRQGVAQAIATQKRTERQAIAAQAAAEKWYRNAQLAIEQGNEILAREALTKRRAYQETATSLSNQIGQQTEIVNRLKTDMRSLEAKISEAKTKKDMYIARARSAEASYKLQEMLSGVSATSSLNAFERMEEKVLQIEAQSDAISQLDSDDLQKQFTSLESGNSIDAELASMKQQVLHESDNTPLRQLPQTPES; from the coding sequence ATGGAATTAATCAAGCGTATCCTGCGGGTGATTCGGGCTAACTTAAATAGTCTGATAGGCAGTGCAGAAGATCCAGAAAAACTTTTGGAACAAGCCGTCGCCGAAATGCAAGACAATTTAGTGCGATTACGACAAGGTGTAGCGCAGGCAATTGCTACCCAAAAACGTACAGAACGCCAAGCCATAGCAGCCCAAGCGGCGGCAGAAAAATGGTATCGTAACGCTCAACTCGCCATAGAACAAGGCAATGAAATTCTAGCCAGAGAAGCTTTGACAAAACGTCGTGCTTACCAAGAAACTGCCACATCTTTGTCGAATCAAATTGGGCAACAAACAGAAATTGTCAACCGTCTGAAAACAGATATGCGATCGCTAGAGGCTAAAATCTCGGAAGCCAAAACTAAAAAAGATATGTATATCGCCCGCGCCCGTTCGGCGGAAGCATCTTATAAACTCCAAGAAATGCTGAGTGGTGTTTCCGCGACTAGTAGTTTGAATGCTTTTGAGCGGATGGAAGAAAAAGTATTGCAAATAGAAGCGCAATCAGATGCCATCTCGCAACTAGATAGCGATGACTTACAAAAACAATTTACTTCCCTAGAATCTGGTAACAGTATTGATGCGGAATTGGCCAGTATGAAACAACAAGTACTCCATGAATCAGACAATACACCACTACGGCAATTGCCCCAAACTCCAGAGTCTTAA
- a CDS encoding DUF721 domain-containing protein has translation MSLKSVNDILGCLEQQARWQEQPFQKVLHFWAEVVGAVAAKHTQPIMIQRDVLRVATSSAAWAQNLAFKRQIILLNLNPKLPAPLVDIRFSTAGWQNSSAKPQLTTNLPQEHPSYLGKAGAVQIDAAPLQETPQTAFGEWAKKMQMRSHNLPLCPQCHSPTPPGELHRWQVCAICASKQF, from the coding sequence ATGTCTTTGAAATCAGTCAATGATATTTTAGGCTGTTTAGAACAGCAAGCCAGATGGCAAGAACAGCCATTTCAAAAAGTGCTGCATTTTTGGGCAGAGGTGGTAGGTGCAGTAGCCGCTAAACATACCCAACCAATCATGATTCAGCGAGATGTTTTGCGTGTGGCAACTTCCAGTGCGGCTTGGGCGCAAAATCTCGCTTTCAAACGCCAAATTATTCTTTTAAATTTAAATCCAAAGTTACCTGCGCCGTTGGTTGATATTCGCTTCTCTACGGCTGGCTGGCAAAATTCATCAGCCAAACCCCAACTAACCACAAATTTACCCCAAGAACATCCTAGTTATCTGGGAAAGGCGGGTGCTGTTCAAATTGATGCTGCGCCTTTACAGGAAACTCCTCAAACAGCTTTTGGGGAATGGGCGAAAAAAATGCAAATGCGATCGCATAATTTACCTTTGTGTCCCCAATGTCATTCTCCCACACCTCCAGGCGAACTCCATCGCTGGCAAGTTTGCGCTATTTGTGCATCTAAGCAGTTTTAA